ACCGCCGGTGCCTTCGAATGCCATGAAGAAGTGACCGAAGGTCAGCAAGATCGCTCCGAAAAGTACGGCCTTGCGCTGCCCGAGATAACGGTCGGCCAGCCATCCGCCCAGAACGGGCGTGATATAGACGAGGCTGACATAGGCACCGTAGATGATGTTCGAAGCGCTGTCGTTATAGAGCCAGTGCTGTGTGAGGTAGAAAATCAGCAGGGCGCGCATGCCGTAGTAGGAAAAGCGCTCCCACATTTCGGCGAAAAAGAGAATGTAGAGACCCTTGGGGTGCCCGGCGACTTCCGGTGTCTTGCGCGTGACTGCGAGTGCACCGGCAATCAGGAATATGGCCAACACGACCGAGGCGATCGCTGCGATCCAGTCCCCCTGATTCCAAAGAGCCATGTCCTTCATGCAGTGTCCCCGTCGTATCTGTCGAATGTTTCGACCAGTTCCTCAAAGCGCGCACCCTAACGCCTGTTTCAGTTCTGTGAAGCCGTAGTTTCATTCGAAACTTCGAATGGTTGGCACGTTTTCCCCCGCGCCAGGCGCATGACAGGAACTTGACCCGCTCTGGTGTATTATGCCAGTGAGGCACCGGAGAAACCCATGAGCAACCGTCCCGTCTATCTGAAACTGCGCGACAGGATCGCGGCCGCGATCCTGGAAGGGCGGTATGCGGAAGGGGACATGCTGCCCTCCGTCCGCGCCTTTGCCGCCGAGCAGGGAGCGAACCCGCTGACCGTCGCCAAGGCGTACCAGCAGTTCCAGGCGGATGGGCTTGTGCGGGTGCAGCGGGGCATCGGCATGTTCGTGGTGCGCGGCGCGGCGGAACGGCTGCGGCAGGCGGAACGGGCCGATTTCATCCAGCGCGAATGGCCCGAGATCCGCGCGCGGCTGGACCGGCTGGGCATCGCGCCCGAAGACCTGCTGGAATCCTCCTGACGTATCGTGCGTGCCCGCCCTCGCGGAGCGATATTGCGCTATCGGGACGGCTCTGGCAGGGGATGGCGGAGGGTCACTCTCTAATCGGACGGGAGAGGTGAAATGATACGATCGGAACTGCTGCAGGCGCTTGCAGACGACAATCCGGAACTGCGGGCCGAAGAGATCGAACATTTGGTCGATATCTTCTTCGAGGAAATCACCGCGCGGCTGGCCGAAGGGGGCCGGGTCGAATTACGCGGCTTCGGCGCATTTTCCACGCGCCAGCGCGATGCGCGCACCGCGCGCAATCCGCGGACGGGCGAACCCGTCGAGGTGCCCGCCAAGTCGGTGCCCTATTTCAAGCCCGGCAAGGAAATGCGCGAGCTGCTCAATCCGGCCTGACGGGGCGATTTTCGCCGCGCCGGG
This genomic interval from Qipengyuania sp. JC766 contains the following:
- a CDS encoding GntR family transcriptional regulator; translation: MSNRPVYLKLRDRIAAAILEGRYAEGDMLPSVRAFAAEQGANPLTVAKAYQQFQADGLVRVQRGIGMFVVRGAAERLRQAERADFIQREWPEIRARLDRLGIAPEDLLESS
- a CDS encoding integration host factor subunit beta; the protein is MIRSELLQALADDNPELRAEEIEHLVDIFFEEITARLAEGGRVELRGFGAFSTRQRDARTARNPRTGEPVEVPAKSVPYFKPGKEMRELLNPA